A portion of the Deinococcus peraridilitoris DSM 19664 genome contains these proteins:
- a CDS encoding metallophosphoesterase family protein, which translates to MPSLNSHTDQQRPAPPAQNRSVLASSQGLGTRKLLLLADYAHPFVYRESFPEGVPEVDVVLVAGDVPGYYLEFIATKLPVPVLYVHGNHANELVKDGDGPAQPPRGVVNMHGRVMEVAGLRIAGWGGVPRYREGGSGQYGDFEGSWGLTKLGWRLLGKPLDILLTHAPPEGPHAGSDFAHRGCKGLTRFIDRHKPRLVVHGHIHEYEGKKHEYTERGTRVVNAYGYRVIEVAL; encoded by the coding sequence GTGCCTTCGTTGAACTCGCACACTGACCAGCAGCGGCCCGCGCCACCTGCGCAGAACCGGTCGGTCCTGGCCTCCTCTCAGGGCCTGGGGACCCGTAAACTGCTGCTGCTCGCCGACTACGCGCATCCTTTCGTGTACCGGGAAAGCTTTCCTGAAGGCGTGCCGGAGGTGGATGTGGTGCTGGTTGCCGGCGACGTTCCAGGCTACTACCTGGAATTCATCGCGACCAAACTGCCGGTGCCGGTGCTGTACGTGCATGGCAACCACGCCAACGAGCTCGTCAAGGACGGTGACGGTCCCGCCCAGCCGCCCCGTGGGGTGGTCAACATGCACGGGCGCGTGATGGAAGTGGCCGGGCTGCGCATCGCGGGCTGGGGTGGCGTGCCGCGCTACCGCGAAGGGGGCAGTGGACAGTATGGTGATTTCGAGGGCAGCTGGGGCCTCACCAAACTCGGATGGCGCCTGCTGGGCAAGCCGCTCGACATCCTGCTGACGCACGCTCCGCCCGAAGGACCGCATGCCGGAAGCGACTTCGCGCACCGGGGCTGCAAAGGGCTCACGCGTTTTATCGACAGGCACAAACCGCGCCTGGTAGTTCACGGTCACATTCACGAGTACGAGGGCAAAAAGCACGAGTACACCGAGCGCGGCACCCGGGTGGTGAACGCCTATGGGTACCGGGTCATCGAAGTCGCGCTGTAG
- a CDS encoding adenylosuccinate synthase, whose protein sequence is MPGIAIIGAQWGDEGKGKITDFLAPKADFVVRYQGGANAGHTVNARGKTFKLNLLPSGVLHEGVVSVLGDGMVIDPWKFLEERDSLLAAGLSPDLRISDRAHLVLPHHKYVDGRKDFVGTTGRGIGPAYADRARRVGLRFGDLQDEATLLGCLERLMEAKPNSTRDAGWSDPQAALASLAQMREKLLPFVADTGAQLRAAIKEGRNVLFEGAQATLLDLNYGTYPFVTSSHPTVGGVLVGAGVSHKALGKVYGVAKAFNTRVGHGPFATEVFGDMELRLRGDGSQPWDEYGTTTGRARRVGWLDLELLRYAVDVNGFDGLVINKMDVLAGLETVKVCVRYNAAGEPEFREMPGWSSTEGVTSRDGLPKEAQAYLDLIEQETGCPVVIFSCGPEREKTFGAVDWA, encoded by the coding sequence ATGCCGGGAATCGCGATTATTGGCGCGCAGTGGGGCGATGAGGGAAAAGGGAAGATCACGGATTTTCTCGCGCCGAAAGCAGATTTCGTGGTGCGCTACCAGGGGGGTGCCAACGCCGGGCACACGGTCAACGCCCGCGGAAAGACCTTCAAGCTGAACCTGCTGCCCAGCGGTGTGCTGCACGAGGGCGTGGTGAGCGTGCTGGGTGACGGCATGGTCATCGATCCCTGGAAGTTTCTGGAAGAGCGTGACAGCCTGCTGGCCGCGGGCCTCAGTCCCGATCTGCGGATCAGCGACCGGGCGCACCTGGTGCTGCCACACCACAAGTACGTGGACGGACGCAAGGATTTCGTGGGCACCACGGGACGCGGTATCGGCCCGGCCTACGCGGACCGCGCCCGGCGTGTGGGCCTGCGCTTCGGTGACCTGCAGGACGAAGCGACACTCCTCGGGTGTCTGGAGCGCCTGATGGAAGCCAAGCCCAACAGCACCCGTGATGCCGGCTGGAGCGATCCGCAGGCAGCGCTCGCCAGCCTCGCCCAGATGCGTGAAAAGCTGCTGCCCTTTGTGGCCGACACCGGCGCGCAGCTGCGCGCTGCCATCAAGGAGGGCCGCAACGTGCTGTTCGAGGGCGCGCAGGCCACGCTGCTCGACCTGAACTACGGCACCTACCCCTTCGTGACTTCCAGTCATCCGACGGTGGGTGGAGTGCTCGTGGGTGCGGGTGTCAGCCACAAGGCGCTGGGCAAGGTCTACGGCGTCGCCAAGGCCTTCAACACCCGCGTCGGGCACGGCCCGTTTGCGACCGAAGTGTTCGGCGACATGGAGCTGCGTCTGCGCGGTGACGGTTCGCAGCCCTGGGACGAGTACGGCACGACCACCGGTCGGGCACGCCGGGTCGGCTGGCTGGACCTCGAACTGCTGCGCTACGCGGTCGACGTCAACGGTTTTGACGGTCTGGTCATCAACAAGATGGACGTGCTGGCCGGTTTGGAAACGGTCAAGGTCTGCGTGCGCTACAACGCGGCGGGCGAGCCCGAGTTCCGCGAGATGCCCGGCTGGAGCAGCACGGAGGGCGTGACCTCACGAGATGGCCTGCCGAAAGAAGCCCAGGCCTACCTTGACCTGATCGAGCAGGAGACCGGTTGCCCGGTGGTAATTTTCTCATGCGGTCCGGAGCGCGAGAAAACCTTCGGTGCGGTCGACTGGGCCTGA
- a CDS encoding glycoside hydrolase family 43 protein: MNVRQSVLGLILGATFVSCAQDQQLAVTPPPSLLGGHEQLLRPLGQLSIKNADPSVIRVGSTYVSTEVSGGRLYVRQASSIGGLASATARQVWGNPNGWAEVWAPDIVLDHGVYYIYFTAGAGSAHRMYVISSGSADSGYSSAQLLALPDNKWAIDGVSFLWNGGRYFVWSGWQGDTNVEQNIYMARMSSPTSVSGARYIISQPREWWERNDSPYINEGPQPIKDPNGQLHIVYSANGSWGENYCLADLRLRAGGDLTYVWDYYKSNGCLFGFKQNLMMNGWDSTLYAKGVGHHSFGLLYGDIAYSPAAGTRAPFAYHGVPKNDYPNPFWNGRYWYEGSYMWWGNTTYTRGTASNTGYSLKFFE; encoded by the coding sequence ATGAACGTACGTCAGTCTGTGCTGGGCCTGATTCTGGGCGCGACCTTTGTTTCCTGTGCGCAGGATCAACAGCTCGCGGTCACTCCACCACCGAGTCTGCTGGGCGGGCACGAACAGCTTTTGCGGCCTCTGGGACAGCTCAGCATCAAGAATGCCGATCCCAGCGTCATCCGCGTGGGCAGCACCTACGTGTCGACCGAGGTGAGTGGAGGACGACTCTACGTGCGTCAGGCCAGCTCGATCGGCGGTCTGGCGAGCGCCACGGCGAGGCAGGTCTGGGGCAACCCGAACGGGTGGGCCGAAGTGTGGGCTCCCGACATCGTCCTTGACCACGGGGTGTACTACATCTACTTCACGGCGGGGGCGGGCAGCGCACACCGCATGTATGTGATCAGCTCGGGCAGTGCCGATTCGGGCTACTCGTCGGCGCAGCTGCTTGCGTTGCCGGACAACAAGTGGGCCATCGACGGCGTCTCGTTTCTCTGGAACGGCGGGCGCTACTTCGTGTGGTCGGGCTGGCAGGGCGACACCAACGTCGAGCAGAACATCTACATGGCCCGGATGTCCAGCCCGACCTCGGTGAGCGGGGCGCGTTACATCATCTCGCAGCCGCGTGAATGGTGGGAGCGCAACGACTCGCCCTACATCAACGAGGGTCCGCAGCCCATCAAGGATCCGAACGGACAGCTGCATATCGTGTACTCCGCCAACGGCAGCTGGGGTGAGAACTACTGTCTGGCCGACCTGCGCCTGCGCGCCGGCGGTGACCTGACCTACGTCTGGGACTACTACAAGTCCAACGGCTGCCTGTTCGGCTTCAAGCAGAACCTGATGATGAATGGCTGGGACTCGACGCTGTACGCCAAGGGCGTCGGGCACCACTCGTTCGGGTTGCTCTATGGGGACATCGCCTACAGCCCGGCGGCGGGCACACGCGCACCCTTTGCCTATCACGGCGTGCCGAAAAACGATTACCCCAATCCTTTCTGGAACGGCCGCTACTGGTACGAGGGCAGCTACATGTGGTGGGGCAACACCACCTACACCCGCGGAACGGCCAGCAACACCGGCTACAGCCTCAAGTTCTTCGAGTGA
- a CDS encoding DUF4242 domain-containing protein has protein sequence MKVFMADRNLPGITMDQLAGAQQAAIQKSQDSTEQGRPVKYLRSMYVPGDDRCMCLFEAESPDDVRRVNDEAGIPYERVVEAHDLAPRS, from the coding sequence ATGAAAGTGTTCATGGCCGACCGCAATCTTCCGGGAATCACGATGGATCAGCTGGCCGGCGCACAGCAGGCCGCCATCCAGAAGAGTCAGGACTCCACGGAGCAAGGGCGCCCCGTGAAGTACCTGCGCAGCATGTATGTCCCCGGGGACGACCGCTGCATGTGCCTGTTCGAGGCAGAAAGCCCGGATGACGTCCGCCGCGTGAACGATGAAGCGGGCATTCCCTATGAGCGTGTGGTCGAAGCACACGATCTGGCGCCGCGAAGCTGA
- a CDS encoding GNAT family N-acetyltransferase translates to MTTNLLWRIESADPSTAPEAVLRAVAAHREVIRAERLPQDPTWPLETLITEMRHVQSDERVTQFNAWEGERVIGHATVFLPLRENTHLAFVDLSVEAAARRQGLAAALLREVVTHAEAQGRSKLVGKTSDRIAAGEAFTRRLGAQAALPMHTNQLDLAELRPVLLDEWSEQGEARAPEYRVWLNAGAYPEERLSEIADLWNVMNTAPIGDLDMEDWQMTPERLREWQLQMGATGEQRLTTFAEHHTSGQLVGFSELFWQPGRDILLFQGATAVRPEHRRHGLGRWIKAANLREALARNAQARFVRTGNADSNQGMLAINYALGFRPFIAQTDWQVETARVREYLGARPGLS, encoded by the coding sequence ATGACGACGAATCTGTTGTGGCGCATTGAATCCGCCGATCCGAGCACCGCACCCGAAGCGGTGCTGCGCGCGGTGGCGGCACACCGCGAAGTCATTCGCGCCGAGCGCCTGCCGCAGGACCCCACGTGGCCGCTCGAAACGCTCATCACCGAAATGCGCCACGTGCAAAGCGATGAGCGCGTCACGCAGTTCAATGCCTGGGAAGGCGAGCGCGTCATCGGGCACGCCACGGTATTTTTGCCGCTGCGCGAAAACACCCACCTGGCCTTTGTGGACCTCAGCGTCGAGGCCGCCGCGCGCCGCCAGGGACTTGCTGCGGCCCTGCTGCGCGAGGTGGTGACGCACGCCGAAGCGCAAGGCCGCAGCAAACTGGTCGGCAAGACCAGCGACCGCATTGCGGCAGGTGAGGCGTTCACGCGGCGCCTGGGTGCGCAGGCGGCCTTGCCAATGCACACCAACCAGCTTGACCTGGCCGAGCTCCGTCCCGTATTGCTCGACGAGTGGAGTGAGCAGGGCGAAGCGCGCGCTCCCGAGTACCGGGTGTGGCTGAACGCCGGCGCTTATCCCGAAGAGCGCCTGAGCGAGATCGCCGACCTGTGGAACGTCATGAATACCGCGCCCATCGGTGACCTCGACATGGAAGACTGGCAGATGACGCCCGAACGCCTGCGCGAATGGCAGCTTCAGATGGGCGCCACGGGCGAACAGCGCCTGACGACCTTTGCCGAGCACCACACGAGCGGTCAGCTGGTGGGCTTCAGCGAACTGTTCTGGCAGCCTGGACGCGACATCCTGCTGTTTCAGGGCGCGACCGCGGTTCGCCCCGAGCATCGCCGGCACGGTCTGGGACGCTGGATCAAGGCGGCCAATCTGCGCGAGGCGCTCGCGCGCAATGCGCAGGCCCGCTTTGTCCGCACCGGCAACGCCGACAGCAACCAGGGCATGCTGGCCATCAACTACGCGCTGGGCTTCCGGCCCTTTATCGCCCAGACTGACTGGCAGGTCGAAACGGCGCGTGTGCGCGAATACCTGGGCGCCCGGCCCGGCTTGAGCTGA
- a CDS encoding E3 binding domain-containing protein has product MEMIAPLAKVLAEANGIDWRHINGTGQSGLVVEEDILAYLARIMTGEEEPPATPVDAPPPDWNGEMPSMHTLAAAGVDSDIADFVASARVENADPTVADLGIADLASADFGADAMDFELELDEDDQFDSPVTRDPEDMANTPRDADYAGAETLETPGGTDLPITPGPLNPGMPARPLTEPATQPTPGYVDPAQDAPAHQPSDSDFGLPQDAPTPEETPQDEAQDEGRSGWHDQQPEEQRTEAAPQTTSSMTGGLLSSLYSKPAQAEPAQSEPAQASQPDFADTPEFEEPEQPPVAATHLEPTVVQEAVSTPDVQPEPMQPQVVEPTVVTPPVQPQATAPTSAVYAEELAAPTAQRYATLRLSFDASALSSARTHLAEHFERPAPLSVFVARAASRRIDLLKLQSVGVYGVGDEVLPVATPNLTADFRAAVDDLHGAEGGQLSDLMVVDAGELGLDELQLPAGDLTLSLGRIRDGSATLTLTGPVSVRSGASFLQGVAELLETPIRLML; this is encoded by the coding sequence ATGGAGATGATTGCTCCGCTGGCAAAAGTGCTGGCAGAAGCCAACGGGATCGACTGGCGCCACATCAATGGCACCGGTCAGAGCGGCCTGGTTGTCGAAGAGGACATTCTGGCGTACCTCGCACGGATCATGACCGGTGAGGAAGAGCCACCCGCGACACCTGTAGACGCGCCGCCGCCCGACTGGAACGGGGAAATGCCCAGCATGCACACGCTGGCCGCCGCCGGTGTGGACAGCGACATTGCCGACTTCGTGGCAAGTGCGCGCGTAGAAAACGCGGACCCCACCGTCGCGGACCTGGGGATCGCAGACCTGGCAAGTGCCGACTTTGGCGCCGACGCCATGGACTTTGAACTCGAACTCGACGAAGACGACCAGTTCGACTCGCCCGTTACGCGCGATCCGGAGGACATGGCCAACACGCCACGTGACGCCGATTACGCGGGTGCCGAAACGCTGGAAACTCCGGGCGGCACTGACCTGCCTATCACCCCCGGTCCGCTCAATCCCGGCATGCCCGCCCGCCCCCTCACCGAGCCCGCAACCCAGCCCACACCCGGCTACGTCGACCCGGCTCAGGACGCCCCGGCGCATCAGCCCAGCGATTCGGACTTCGGTTTGCCGCAGGACGCCCCCACTCCCGAGGAAACCCCGCAGGATGAAGCGCAGGACGAAGGGCGCTCGGGCTGGCACGATCAGCAACCCGAGGAGCAGCGCACCGAAGCCGCGCCGCAGACCACTTCGAGCATGACCGGCGGCCTGCTGTCGAGCCTCTACAGCAAACCCGCGCAGGCGGAACCCGCTCAAAGCGAGCCTGCCCAGGCCTCTCAGCCGGATTTCGCCGACACACCCGAATTCGAAGAGCCCGAGCAGCCGCCGGTGGCTGCAACTCACCTCGAACCGACGGTTGTCCAGGAAGCGGTGAGCACGCCCGACGTACAGCCGGAACCCATGCAGCCGCAGGTCGTTGAGCCGACTGTCGTCACGCCTCCCGTTCAGCCCCAGGCAACCGCGCCCACTTCGGCGGTGTACGCAGAGGAGCTCGCCGCGCCCACCGCGCAGCGTTATGCCACCTTGCGCCTGTCCTTCGACGCCTCGGCGCTTTCTTCGGCCCGGACGCACCTCGCCGAGCACTTCGAGCGCCCGGCCCCCCTCTCGGTCTTCGTTGCACGCGCCGCCTCCCGCCGCATCGACCTGCTGAAGTTGCAAAGCGTCGGCGTGTACGGCGTCGGTGACGAAGTGCTGCCCGTGGCCACCCCCAACCTGACAGCCGACTTCCGTGCGGCAGTTGACGACCTGCACGGCGCCGAAGGTGGCCAGCTCAGTGACCTGATGGTCGTTGACGCCGGTGAACTGGGCCTCGATGAATTGCAGCTGCCCGCGGGCGACCTCACGCTCTCGCTTGGCCGGATCCGTGACGGCAGCGCCACGCTGACCCTCACCGGCCCCGTGTCGGTGCGGTCGGGTGCCAGCTTCCTGCAGGGTGTAGCGGAGCTGCTCGAAACTCCCATCCGTCTGATGCTCTGA
- a CDS encoding Dps family protein, producing the protein MSKKHKKNKDEHHDDQQATLSAPVLVADHTDAAHGDLGRAQDNEFNQLVDHNYLSEQEFSQVAETLQRNLATSISLYLKFKKFHWDIRGRMFRDLHLAYDEMAEEVFASIDVLAERLVMLGGSPVAAPVDIDRFTTIRVPTETVRDAREQLSQLVHDHTLLTRSLRDDSKRADEADDPATADIYNGLLHTHDEHRWMLQAILDDDRLN; encoded by the coding sequence ATGTCGAAGAAACACAAAAAAAACAAGGATGAACACCACGACGACCAGCAGGCCACCCTGAGCGCCCCGGTGCTGGTCGCAGACCACACCGACGCCGCGCACGGTGACCTGGGCCGAGCGCAGGACAACGAGTTCAACCAGCTGGTGGACCACAACTACCTGAGCGAGCAGGAGTTCAGCCAGGTCGCCGAAACCTTGCAGCGCAACCTCGCTACCAGCATCTCGCTGTACCTGAAGTTCAAGAAGTTCCACTGGGACATTCGCGGGCGGATGTTTCGCGACCTGCACCTCGCTTACGACGAGATGGCCGAGGAAGTGTTCGCCAGCATCGACGTGCTGGCCGAGCGTCTGGTAATGCTGGGCGGCTCTCCTGTCGCGGCGCCCGTGGACATCGACCGCTTCACCACCATCCGCGTGCCCACCGAAACCGTTCGTGACGCCCGTGAACAGCTGTCGCAGCTGGTGCATGACCACACGCTGCTGACCCGCAGCCTGCGCGATGATTCCAAGCGCGCCGACGAGGCTGACGACCCGGCGACTGCCGACATCTACAACGGGCTGCTGCACACCCACGATGAGCACCGCTGGATGCTGCAGGCCATTCTGGACGACGACCGCCTGAACTGA
- a CDS encoding GNAT family N-acetyltransferase: MSQTLHLTSRVVHEAALTTAQHEAIRRLLNAAFPEFRAAWAKSTFWGSLPEQRIWLEDSTGRVLAHLVFSRRRIGVGEREVHIAGVGGVCTDPELQGQGLGRQLMQELRRVLQGACPADFAFLGCRMEVVGFYERCGFSRVPQVVRYLDPDDVVWVHNRGPAMVLPARAALSHWPKSGLIDLRGLPW; this comes from the coding sequence GTGAGCCAGACCCTCCACCTCACTTCCCGAGTCGTCCACGAAGCAGCGCTGACCACGGCGCAGCATGAGGCAATCCGGCGGCTCTTGAACGCCGCCTTTCCGGAGTTTCGTGCGGCGTGGGCCAAGTCGACCTTCTGGGGCAGTTTGCCCGAGCAGCGCATCTGGCTTGAGGACAGTACAGGGCGCGTCCTGGCGCACCTGGTATTTTCGCGCCGCCGGATCGGGGTGGGCGAGCGCGAAGTGCATATTGCCGGGGTCGGGGGCGTGTGTACCGATCCTGAGCTTCAGGGCCAGGGGCTGGGCCGGCAGCTGATGCAGGAGCTGCGCCGGGTGCTGCAGGGCGCCTGCCCGGCGGACTTCGCCTTTCTGGGCTGCCGTATGGAGGTGGTCGGGTTTTACGAACGCTGCGGCTTTTCGCGGGTGCCGCAGGTGGTGCGCTACCTCGATCCCGACGACGTGGTCTGGGTGCACAACCGCGGTCCGGCCATGGTGCTGCCCGCACGGGCGGCGCTGTCGCACTGGCCGAAAAGCGGCCTGATCGATCTGCGCGGGCTGCCGTGGTAG
- a CDS encoding P1 family peptidase, which translates to MENRTLTAISGFQVGHWTDGVGKTGCTVILCPPEGAVASASFLGPSPGTREGVLLSPEKKVERIHALLLTGGSAFGLSAASGVVRFLEERGVGHPTPAANVPIVPAAVIYDLLVGDPRARPNDQSGYAAAQQASGAPVPVGVVGAGTGATAGKYLGPADLAPGGLGSSLVSRAGVEVGCIAVVNPIGDVVGPQGELLAGPGVGIGPHSSDHTPEVANTTLLALATAHTVSKAEARRLADAAQAALARVIRPSHTPFDGDSAFVMSSCTRAATDPLLLASLVQDAVAEAVWSAVRASRAG; encoded by the coding sequence ATGGAAAACCGCACCCTTACCGCCATTTCCGGCTTTCAGGTGGGCCACTGGACCGACGGGGTTGGCAAGACCGGCTGCACCGTCATTCTCTGCCCACCGGAGGGCGCGGTCGCATCGGCGTCCTTTCTGGGACCGTCGCCGGGAACGCGTGAAGGGGTGCTGCTTTCGCCCGAAAAGAAAGTCGAGCGTATTCACGCGCTGCTGCTCACGGGCGGCAGCGCCTTTGGCCTGAGTGCCGCAAGCGGCGTCGTGCGCTTTCTGGAAGAGCGCGGCGTCGGTCATCCCACGCCCGCGGCCAACGTGCCGATCGTGCCCGCCGCGGTGATCTACGACCTTTTGGTGGGTGATCCCAGGGCCCGCCCGAATGACCAGAGCGGCTACGCCGCTGCCCAGCAGGCAAGCGGCGCTCCCGTGCCCGTCGGCGTGGTCGGTGCGGGCACGGGCGCTACTGCCGGCAAGTATCTGGGGCCGGCTGATCTGGCGCCCGGAGGTTTGGGCAGTTCCCTCGTTTCGCGCGCGGGCGTAGAGGTCGGCTGCATTGCCGTGGTGAACCCCATCGGCGACGTGGTCGGCCCGCAGGGCGAGCTGCTCGCCGGGCCGGGCGTCGGAATTGGGCCGCACTCAAGTGACCACACCCCTGAGGTCGCCAATACCACCCTGCTGGCCCTGGCCACGGCGCACACGGTCAGCAAGGCCGAAGCACGTCGTCTCGCGGACGCGGCCCAGGCGGCGCTGGCGCGGGTCATTCGCCCGTCGCACACGCCCTTCGACGGGGACAGCGCTTTTGTGATGTCTTCGTGCACACGCGCCGCGACCGACCCCCTTCTGCTCGCTTCACTGGTGCAGGACGCCGTGGCAGAGGCTGTCTGGAGCGCCGTGCGGGCCAGCCGGGCAGGCTGA
- a CDS encoding NAD(P)/FAD-dependent oxidoreductase, with protein sequence MIVGAGPAGLSAAVYMGRFRRKTLVIDSGEGRWSYGQWNENYLGFPEGVGAQELHDLGHRQAERFGVEFQTGSVTRVYREGDEYVLTQNPGELRARSVIWAAGVRDKWPTFVGVRSLVGRQLFWCIVCDGWRTLDKRLLLLGDDDKAASTVLQFLTYSRDLTVLVDPEQDRLSSRVRKRLRDDGVKLVHGKIDHVTLQGETVEGVQLRDGSLLETDLLFSLYGSSPNTEALGDLDLELARNGHIRINAKNQTNLPGFFAAGDVTNRHAHQVISAAHEGAQAAQAANHILYPEVQRLPKLPRDG encoded by the coding sequence GTGATTGTCGGTGCAGGGCCCGCCGGACTGTCGGCTGCCGTGTATATGGGCCGTTTTCGGCGCAAGACGCTCGTCATCGACAGCGGCGAGGGACGCTGGTCTTATGGACAGTGGAATGAAAATTACCTGGGCTTTCCCGAAGGCGTCGGCGCGCAGGAACTGCACGATCTGGGTCACCGACAGGCCGAACGCTTTGGCGTCGAGTTTCAGACGGGCAGCGTCACCCGCGTGTACCGGGAAGGCGACGAGTACGTGCTGACGCAGAACCCCGGCGAGTTGCGTGCCCGCAGCGTCATCTGGGCCGCGGGCGTGCGCGACAAGTGGCCGACCTTCGTGGGGGTGCGCAGCCTGGTCGGGCGGCAGCTCTTCTGGTGCATTGTCTGCGACGGCTGGCGCACCCTGGACAAACGTCTGCTGCTGCTGGGTGACGACGACAAGGCTGCCAGCACGGTGTTACAGTTCCTGACCTACTCGCGCGATCTCACCGTGCTGGTCGACCCCGAGCAGGACCGCCTCAGCAGCCGCGTCCGAAAACGTCTGCGCGACGACGGCGTCAAGCTGGTGCACGGCAAGATCGACCATGTGACGCTGCAGGGCGAAACGGTTGAGGGCGTGCAGCTGCGCGACGGCAGCCTGCTCGAAACCGACCTGCTGTTCAGCCTGTATGGCAGTTCCCCCAACACCGAAGCCCTGGGCGACCTCGATCTGGAGCTCGCCCGCAACGGGCACATCCGCATCAATGCCAAGAACCAGACCAACCTGCCAGGGTTCTTCGCGGCCGGGGACGTGACCAACCGCCATGCCCACCAGGTGATCTCGGCTGCGCACGAGGGCGCGCAGGCCGCCCAGGCGGCCAATCACATCCTGTACCCCGAGGTGCAGCGCCTGCCGAAACTTCCGCGCGACGGGTAA
- the folE gene encoding GTP cyclohydrolase I FolE, which yields MPTDNAQLIGQTEVDDLEQLQDSDTLPEELIKTPGLAQLTHEWLGLIGEDPQREGLLKTPQRVEKAWHYLTAGYRMELADVSNGAVFEAEGSEMVVVKDIEFYSMCEHHMLPFFGRAHIGYIPERKILGLSKFARITDMFARRLQVQERITTQIAQAVQELLEPKGVAVVLEGVHLCMAMRGVEKQHSSTTTSAMRGAFREDARTRAEFMQAIQKRAVSL from the coding sequence ATGCCAACGGACAACGCTCAGCTGATAGGACAAACCGAAGTGGACGACCTGGAACAGCTTCAAGACAGCGACACCTTGCCCGAGGAGCTCATCAAGACGCCCGGGCTGGCGCAGCTGACGCACGAGTGGCTGGGCCTCATCGGGGAAGACCCCCAGCGCGAGGGTCTGCTGAAAACACCGCAACGGGTCGAAAAGGCCTGGCATTACCTGACTGCCGGTTACCGCATGGAGCTGGCGGACGTCTCGAATGGGGCCGTCTTCGAGGCCGAAGGAAGTGAGATGGTCGTGGTGAAGGACATCGAGTTCTACTCGATGTGCGAGCACCACATGCTGCCCTTTTTCGGGCGGGCGCACATCGGCTACATCCCAGAGCGCAAGATTCTGGGCCTCAGCAAGTTCGCCCGCATCACCGACATGTTCGCCCGGCGCCTGCAGGTGCAAGAGCGCATCACCACCCAGATCGCCCAGGCAGTGCAGGAGCTGCTCGAACCGAAGGGGGTGGCCGTGGTGCTGGAAGGCGTTCACCTGTGCATGGCCATGCGTGGCGTCGAGAAGCAGCACTCTTCGACCACCACTTCTGCCATGCGCGGCGCATTCCGTGAAGACGCCCGTACGCGGGCCGAATTCATGCAGGCCATTCAGAAGCGGGCCGTGTCCCTGTAA
- a CDS encoding DUF4385 domain-containing protein, giving the protein MAHSDSPEKSKPPRRAGGFDYSLDYRTLNLREHPELYRVGVSEQGVLLVEPYKSELLPHWRFATPDLARESSEMIYAMFLAYLEQGDFVGADMARKFLQMGYTRARRYANHAGGRKYAGPVPPDKKGQSGAHGRSELPRQIEDPVKAASAAIFREKWFQARDHPQYQRLKAEHQQRYESGSRS; this is encoded by the coding sequence GTGGCCCACTCAGATAGCCCCGAGAAGTCAAAGCCCCCGCGCCGGGCAGGAGGCTTTGATTATTCTCTGGACTACCGCACGCTGAACCTGCGTGAACACCCCGAACTTTACCGCGTCGGCGTGAGTGAGCAGGGCGTGCTGCTGGTCGAGCCTTACAAAAGCGAGCTGCTCCCCCACTGGCGTTTTGCCACCCCCGACCTGGCCCGCGAAAGCAGCGAGATGATCTATGCCATGTTTCTCGCCTACCTGGAGCAGGGCGACTTCGTGGGCGCTGACATGGCACGCAAGTTTTTGCAGATGGGCTACACACGCGCCCGCCGCTACGCCAACCATGCGGGTGGCAGAAAGTACGCCGGTCCGGTTCCACCCGACAAGAAAGGGCAAAGCGGCGCCCACGGCCGATCAGAGCTGCCCCGCCAAATCGAGGACCCGGTCAAGGCGGCCTCGGCGGCCATCTTCAGGGAGAAGTGGTTTCAGGCCAGGGATCACCCCCAATACCAGCGCCTGAAAGCCGAGCATCAGCAACGGTACGAAAGCGGCAGCCGTTCATGA